A window of Ranitomeya variabilis isolate aRanVar5 chromosome 2, aRanVar5.hap1, whole genome shotgun sequence contains these coding sequences:
- the LOC143809129 gene encoding uncharacterized protein LOC143809129 isoform X2, with amino-acid sequence MVEKREILNSTMIPVPDAIDEVVNMGPDEDAVTAPDRNHKAPRGPLAEKRDKLKNIKLPPGRVRDIVAKYTAYQNAIINSDKHQEDEKHIPPPRPVLRTTCEHCFVEFKARLSQNRQ; translated from the exons ATGGTGGAAAAGAGAGAAATCCTCAACAGCACCATGATCCCTGTGCCTGATGCCATTGATGAAGTAGTCAATATGGGCCCAGATGAGGACGCTGTCACCGCCCCTGACA GAAATCATAAAGCTCCTCGCGGACCCTTGGCTGAAAAAAGGGACAAGCTCAAAAACATCAAACTCCCTCCCGGTCGGGTTAGAGATATAGTCGCCAAATACACGGCATATCAGAACGCGATCATCAACTCTGACA AACATCAAGAGGACGAAAAACATATTCCACCTCCTCGGCCTGTTTTAAGAACAACATGTGAACATTGCTTCGTGGAATTTAAAGCCCGCCTCAGCCAAAACCGACA GTGA